The Streptococcus oralis Uo5 genome includes a window with the following:
- the pabB gene encoding aminodeoxychorismate synthase component I, whose translation MHRKTVIDFRALGERYTFTQPIKELKTRDLSEVADLLAQVESYQEQGYYVVGYVSYEAAPAFEEKLAVHKAPLLAEYLLYFTVHDRVETSPIPLTYEEVDLPSKWQEETSAENYEKAIAQIHHHLRQGDTYQVNYTVQLKQDLSANPFAIYNRMVVEQEAGYNAYVEHDEMAVISMSPELFFEQNNRELTTRPMKGTTQRGVTDQEDLAQASWLEQDPKNRSENMMIVDLLRNDMNRISEVGSEHVERLCQVEQYSTVWQMTSTIKSQLRPDVDLVEIFRSLFPCGSITGAPKIATMEIIKDLEPQPRGVYCGTIALLLPNGRRIFNVAIRTIQLHKGQAIYGVGGGITWDSTWESEYHEVHQKAAVLYRKQARFKLITTGKINQKQLLFENQHLGRLTKASRYFSYPFNPEDLRQKIEEECQACDSHQDYRLRIILSKSGEIELSRQLLAPLSPSFCKAKLCLQEADLNQAFTYFKTTHRPHLNLDKQEIIYHNAAGELLETSIGNLVLKINGKLYTPPIRLGILPGIYRQHLLETGQVEEKVLTVPDLEQAETIYGCNAVRGLYELEVI comes from the coding sequence ATGCATAGAAAAACAGTGATTGATTTTAGGGCTTTGGGGGAGAGATACACCTTCACTCAGCCTATCAAAGAGTTAAAAACGAGAGATTTATCAGAAGTGGCGGACTTGCTGGCACAGGTGGAGAGCTACCAAGAGCAAGGTTATTATGTGGTGGGCTATGTCAGTTACGAGGCTGCACCTGCATTTGAGGAGAAATTAGCAGTTCATAAAGCTCCTTTACTGGCAGAGTATCTGCTATATTTTACCGTTCACGATAGGGTGGAAACATCCCCTATTCCTCTGACTTATGAGGAAGTAGATCTGCCTTCAAAGTGGCAGGAAGAAACATCTGCAGAGAACTATGAAAAGGCTATTGCCCAGATTCACCATCATTTGCGTCAGGGAGACACCTATCAGGTCAACTACACCGTCCAACTCAAGCAGGACTTAAGTGCCAATCCTTTTGCCATCTACAATCGTATGGTGGTAGAGCAGGAGGCGGGCTACAATGCTTATGTAGAACATGACGAGATGGCAGTGATTTCTATGAGCCCAGAGCTCTTTTTTGAGCAAAATAACCGAGAATTAACGACTCGTCCAATGAAGGGAACAACCCAGCGGGGAGTGACTGACCAAGAAGACCTTGCCCAAGCTAGTTGGCTAGAACAGGATCCTAAAAATCGGTCTGAAAATATGATGATTGTCGACCTCTTGCGCAACGATATGAACCGTATTTCTGAAGTGGGCAGTGAGCATGTGGAGCGTCTGTGCCAAGTGGAGCAGTATTCGACCGTTTGGCAGATGACTTCGACCATCAAGAGTCAGTTACGACCGGATGTTGACCTAGTTGAAATCTTCCGTTCGCTCTTTCCATGTGGATCCATCACAGGAGCACCGAAAATTGCGACTATGGAAATCATCAAGGACTTGGAGCCTCAACCACGCGGAGTCTACTGCGGAACGATTGCTCTCTTGCTTCCAAATGGGCGACGGATTTTTAATGTCGCCATTCGAACCATTCAACTTCACAAGGGTCAAGCAATCTATGGAGTTGGCGGAGGGATTACTTGGGATAGCACTTGGGAATCTGAATACCATGAAGTTCATCAAAAGGCGGCTGTTCTCTATCGTAAACAAGCTCGTTTCAAACTGATTACTACTGGGAAAATCAACCAAAAACAACTGCTTTTTGAAAATCAACATCTGGGAAGACTGACAAAGGCTAGTCGTTATTTTTCCTATCCTTTTAATCCGGAAGACCTGAGACAAAAGATAGAGGAAGAGTGTCAAGCTTGTGATTCCCACCAAGACTACCGTTTGCGAATAATCCTCAGCAAATCTGGAGAGATAGAACTCAGTCGCCAACTCTTAGCACCCCTCAGTCCAAGTTTCTGCAAAGCTAAACTTTGTCTGCAAGAAGCAGATTTGAATCAAGCGTTTACCTACTTTAAAACAACTCATAGACCGCATTTAAATCTAGATAAACAAGAAATCATTTACCATAATGCAGCAGGAGAATTGCTTGAGACCTCTATTGGAAATTTGGTCTTAAAAATTAATGGTAAACTCTACACACCGCCTATCAGACTTGGAATTTTGCCAGGAATTTACCGTCAGCATTTGCTAGAAACAGGACAGGTAGAGGAAAAAGTCTTGACTGTGCCAGACTTGGAGCAAGCGGAAACTATCTATGGCTGTAACGCGGTCAGAGGCTTGTATGAGTTGGAAGTGATATAA
- a CDS encoding Ltp family lipoprotein, protein MKKSKKILVTSLATATLGLISFADTTGDFPFSAQHVSAQEKDASKNGKVVKENTTSASNPAEKSKTPAQNPAEKPKTPAQNPAEKQKTPAPKPEPKPAPKPAEKPKTPAQKPAEKPKNTSPKEDKSKSTAQSGWVGSSYYENGTKVTNKWIFDKKANSYFYLNASGNYVQNAWVGNYYLKSDGKMAKSEWIYDKNYGSYYYLTAEGSYARNKWVGNYYLKSDGKMAKNEWVDGGRYYVGDDGVWQPKPAEKPKTPAQKPAEKPKTPAPKPAEKPKTPAQKPAEKPKTPAPKPAEKAKETTPKQDKSQSKVQSGWVGNYYLKSDGKRAKNEWVDGGRYYVDSDGKMVKSDWIYDKNYDSYYYLTAEGSSARNKWVGKYYLKSDGKMAKNEWVDGGRYYVDSDGYMVTNKWVDGGRYYVGYDGVRQPKPADGNPYNAALSKAKSYNSSLHMSKKALYDQLTWHGFSSSAVQYAIDHLNADYKANALIRAREYRKKTNLSKTKIYERLTSPWIGQFTKEEANYAIQKLGDK, encoded by the coding sequence ATGAAAAAATCAAAAAAAATTTTAGTAACCAGCTTAGCAACTGCAACACTGGGACTTATTTCATTTGCGGATACAACTGGAGACTTTCCTTTTTCGGCTCAGCATGTTTCTGCTCAAGAAAAGGATGCATCTAAAAATGGTAAGGTTGTAAAAGAGAATACAACTTCGGCGTCAAATCCTGCTGAGAAATCAAAAACACCAGCGCAAAATCCTGCTGAGAAACCGAAAACGCCAGCGCAAAATCCTGCTGAGAAACAAAAAACACCAGCACCGAAACCAGAACCAAAACCAGCGCCGAAACCCGCTGAGAAACCGAAAACGCCAGCTCAAAAACCTGCTGAGAAACCTAAAAATACAAGTCCTAAAGAGGATAAGTCCAAATCTACAGCTCAGTCTGGTTGGGTAGGCTCATCGTACTATGAAAATGGTACTAAAGTTACTAATAAGTGGATTTTTGATAAAAAAGCTAATTCTTATTTCTATCTAAATGCTTCGGGAAACTATGTCCAAAATGCTTGGGTAGGCAATTACTATCTTAAATCAGATGGTAAAATGGCTAAGAGTGAATGGATTTATGACAAAAACTATGGATCCTATTATTATCTAACCGCAGAAGGTAGCTACGCTCGCAACAAATGGGTAGGTAATTACTATCTAAAATCAGACGGTAAGATGGCCAAAAATGAATGGGTAGATGGTGGTCGTTATTATGTAGGAGACGATGGTGTGTGGCAACCAAAACCAGCTGAGAAACCGAAAACGCCAGCTCAAAAACCTGCTGAGAAACCGAAAACACCAGCACCGAAACCCGCTGAGAAACCGAAAACACCAGCACAAAAACCTGCTGAGAAACCAAAAACACCAGCACCAAAACCGGCTGAAAAAGCTAAAGAAACAACTCCTAAACAGGATAAATCACAATCTAAAGTTCAGTCTGGCTGGGTAGGAAATTACTACCTCAAATCAGATGGAAAGAGAGCTAAAAATGAATGGGTAGATGGTGGTCGTTATTATGTTGATTCTGATGGAAAAATGGTTAAAAGTGACTGGATTTATGATAAAAACTATGATTCATATTATTATCTAACAGCAGAAGGAAGCTCTGCTCGCAATAAATGGGTAGGTAAATATTATCTCAAATCAGATGGAAAGATGGCCAAGAATGAATGGGTAGATGGTGGCCGTTACTATGTCGATTCTGATGGTTATATGGTGACGAATAAATGGGTAGATGGTGGCCGTTACTATGTAGGATACGATGGTGTGCGGCAACCAAAACCGGCAGATGGGAACCCGTACAATGCTGCTTTAAGTAAAGCGAAAAGCTATAATTCGTCTTTACATATGTCAAAAAAAGCTCTCTATGACCAATTAACGTGGCATGGTTTTTCAAGTTCAGCAGTGCAGTATGCCATCGATCACTTGAATGCAGATTACAAAGCAAATGCCTTAATTCGAGCAAGAGAATACCGAAAGAAGACCAATTTATCAAAGACAAAAATTTATGAGAGGCTAACTTCTCCTTGGATTGGACAATTTACAAAAGAAGAAGCCAACTACGCCATTCAAAAACTAGGTGATAAATAG
- a CDS encoding SDR family NAD(P)-dependent oxidoreductase, translating into MRTIIITGASGGLAQEMVKLLPNDQLILLGRNKEKLAQLYGNHSNVEWIEIDITDDSALEALVADLYLRYGKLDVLINNAGYGIFEEFDKISDKDIHQMFEVNTFALINLSRLVASRMKEIRKGHIINIVSMAGLIATAKSSLYSATKFAAIGFSNALRLELMPYGVYLTTVNPGPIRTAFFDQADPDGSYLKSVDRFLLEPDVVARKIVKIIGKNKRELNLPVLLNLAHKFYTLFPKLADKLAGGIFNYK; encoded by the coding sequence ATGCGCACCATCATCATCACTGGGGCTAGCGGTGGCCTAGCCCAAGAAATGGTCAAACTCTTGCCAAATGACCAACTCATCTTACTAGGTAGAAACAAGGAAAAATTAGCCCAACTCTACGGAAATCATTCTAATGTGGAATGGATTGAAATCGATATTACTGATGACTCGGCCCTAGAAGCTCTGGTAGCTGACCTCTATCTCCGTTATGGCAAGCTTGATGTCTTGATTAACAACGCTGGTTACGGGATTTTTGAAGAATTTGACAAGATTTCTGACAAAGACATTCACCAGATGTTCGAGGTCAATACCTTTGCTTTGATTAATCTGTCTCGTTTGGTTGCTTCTCGTATGAAGGAGATTCGAAAAGGGCATATCATCAATATCGTCAGCATGGCAGGATTAATTGCGACTGCTAAGTCCAGTCTTTACTCAGCGACCAAGTTTGCGGCTATTGGATTTTCAAATGCTCTGCGCCTCGAACTCATGCCCTATGGTGTCTATCTAACGACGGTTAATCCAGGACCGATTCGTACTGCCTTTTTTGACCAGGCAGACCCAGATGGCAGCTACCTCAAGTCGGTTGACCGCTTTCTTTTAGAACCAGATGTAGTGGCTAGAAAGATTGTCAAAATCATAGGAAAAAACAAACGGGAACTCAATCTCCCAGTTTTGTTGAATCTAGCCCATAAGTTTTATACCCTCTTTCCCAAGCTAGCTGATAAGTTGGCAGGGGGAATCTTTAATTATAAGTAA
- a CDS encoding ROK family glucokinase: protein MSQKIIGIDLGGTSIKFAILTQEGEIQEKWSIKTNILDEGSHIVDDMIESIQHRLDLLGLSATDFRGIGMGSPGVVDREKGTVIGAYNLNWKTLQPIKEKIEKALGIPFFIDNDANVAALGERWMGAGDNQPDVVFMTLGTGVGGGIVAEGKLLHGVAGAAGELGHITVDFDQPIACTCGKKGCLETVASATGIVNLTRRYADEYEGDAALKRLIDDGEEVTAKTVFDLAKEGDDLALIVYRNFSRYLGIACANIGSILNPSTIVIGGGVSAAGEFLLQGVQKVYDENTFPQVRTTTKLALATLGNDAGVIGAASLVLQ from the coding sequence ATGAGTCAAAAGATTATAGGGATTGACCTTGGTGGAACATCTATCAAGTTTGCGATTTTAACTCAAGAGGGAGAAATCCAAGAAAAATGGTCTATCAAGACCAATATTTTGGACGAGGGAAGCCATATCGTAGATGATATGATTGAGTCTATTCAACATCGTTTGGACTTGCTTGGATTGTCTGCTACAGATTTCCGAGGTATTGGAATGGGATCACCTGGTGTGGTTGACCGTGAAAAAGGGACTGTTATCGGTGCCTACAACCTAAACTGGAAAACCCTTCAACCAATTAAAGAAAAGATTGAAAAAGCCTTGGGGATTCCGTTCTTCATTGACAATGATGCCAACGTAGCTGCTCTTGGTGAGCGCTGGATGGGTGCTGGTGACAACCAACCAGACGTTGTCTTTATGACACTTGGTACAGGTGTTGGTGGTGGTATCGTGGCAGAAGGCAAATTACTTCACGGTGTTGCTGGTGCGGCAGGAGAACTTGGTCACATCACTGTTGACTTTGACCAACCAATCGCATGTACTTGCGGTAAGAAGGGCTGTTTGGAGACAGTAGCTTCAGCAACAGGGATTGTCAACTTGACTCGTCGATATGCAGATGAATACGAGGGCGATGCGGCCTTGAAACGCTTGATCGACGATGGAGAAGAAGTAACTGCCAAAACTGTTTTTGACTTGGCAAAAGAGGGAGACGACCTTGCCTTGATCGTTTACCGTAACTTCTCACGTTACTTGGGAATCGCTTGTGCCAACATCGGCTCAATCCTCAACCCTTCAACAATCGTTATCGGTGGTGGGGTGTCAGCTGCGGGAGAATTCCTTCTACAAGGTGTTCAAAAGGTTTATGACGAAAATACCTTCCCACAAGTACGCACAACAACTAAACTAGCTCTTGCAACTCTAGGAAATGACGCTGGAGTTATTGGAGCAGCATCACTTGTATTGCAATAA
- the hflX gene encoding GTPase HflX: MIETEKKEERVLLIGVELQGMDNFDLSMEELASLAKTAGAVVVDSYRQKREKYNSKTFVGSGKLEEIARMVDAEEITTVIVNNRLTPRQNVNLEEVLGVKVIDRMQLILDIFAMRARSHEGKLQVHLAQLKYLLPRLVGQGIMLSRQAGGIGSRGPGESQLELNRRSVRNQITDIERQLKVVEKNRATVREKRLESSTFKIGLIGYTNAGKSTIMNTLTSKIQYEADELFATLDATTKSIHLGGNLQVTLTDTVGFIQDLPTELVSSFKSTLEESKHVDLLVHVIDASNPYHEEHEKTVLSIMKDLDMEDIPHLTLYNKADLVEDFTPTQTPYALISAKSKDSRENLQALLLDKIKEIFEAFTLRVPFSKSYRIHDLESVAILEERDYQEDGEVITGYISEKNKWRLEEFYD; the protein is encoded by the coding sequence ATGATTGAAACGGAGAAAAAAGAAGAACGTGTCCTGCTAATTGGTGTGGAATTACAGGGCATGGACAATTTTGACCTCTCCATGGAAGAGTTGGCCAGTCTGGCTAAGACAGCTGGAGCAGTCGTAGTCGATAGTTATAGACAAAAACGGGAAAAATATAATTCCAAGACCTTTGTCGGCTCTGGTAAGTTGGAAGAAATTGCTCGAATGGTGGATGCTGAGGAAATTACTACTGTCATCGTCAATAATCGCTTGACTCCACGGCAGAATGTTAATCTAGAAGAAGTTCTGGGTGTCAAGGTCATTGACCGTATGCAGTTGATTTTGGATATCTTTGCCATGCGGGCTCGTAGCCACGAAGGGAAACTCCAAGTTCACCTTGCCCAACTCAAATACCTCTTACCTCGCTTGGTTGGTCAGGGAATTATGCTTAGCCGTCAGGCAGGGGGAATTGGTTCCCGGGGTCCAGGTGAAAGCCAGCTGGAACTGAACCGTCGTAGTGTTCGCAACCAAATCACAGATATCGAGCGCCAGCTTAAGGTGGTTGAGAAAAATCGGGCGACAGTCAGAGAAAAACGTCTGGAGTCGAGTACCTTTAAGATTGGTTTGATTGGCTACACCAATGCTGGGAAATCAACCATCATGAACACCTTAACCAGTAAGATCCAGTACGAAGCAGACGAACTCTTTGCGACTCTGGATGCGACGACTAAGAGTATCCATCTTGGAGGCAATCTACAGGTTACCTTGACTGATACTGTTGGGTTTATCCAAGATTTGCCGACTGAATTGGTGTCCAGTTTCAAGTCAACCTTGGAAGAAAGCAAGCATGTGGATCTCCTGGTCCATGTCATCGATGCCAGTAATCCATATCACGAGGAGCATGAAAAAACGGTTCTGTCTATCATGAAAGATTTGGACATGGAAGATATTCCTCATTTGACCCTTTATAATAAAGCGGATTTGGTGGAGGATTTCACGCCTACCCAAACACCTTATGCCCTCATTTCTGCCAAGTCTAAGGATAGTCGTGAGAATTTGCAAGCATTATTGCTAGATAAGATTAAGGAAATTTTTGAAGCCTTTACTCTACGCGTGCCTTTTTCAAAGTCCTACAGGATTCATGATTTAGAAAGTGTTGCGATTCTGGAAGAACGCGATTATCAGGAGGACGGTGAAGTCATTACAGGCTACATTTCCGAGAAAAATAAATGGAGGTTAGAGGAATTTTATGACTGA
- the miaA gene encoding tRNA (adenosine(37)-N6)-dimethylallyltransferase MiaA — MKTKIIVIVGPTAVGKTALAIEVAKRFGGEVVSGDSQQVYRGLDIGTAKASPEEQAAVPHHLIDVREVTESYSAFDFVSEAKKAIEDIQSRGKLAIIAGGTGLYIQSLLEGYHLGGETPHEEIVAYRASLDPYSDEELAHLVKQAGLEIPQFNRRRAMRALEIVHFGQDLENQESPYEPLIICLDDERSQLYERINHRVDLMFEAGLLDEAKWLFDHYPDVQAAKGIGYKELFPYFRGEQTLEEASESLKQATRRFAKRQLTWFRNRMQVTFYQIGESGVQDRILSQIEEFLDD; from the coding sequence ATGAAAACAAAAATAATTGTGATTGTTGGACCGACTGCTGTTGGGAAGACAGCCCTTGCTATCGAAGTGGCCAAGCGCTTTGGTGGCGAGGTGGTCAGTGGTGACAGTCAGCAAGTATACAGAGGGTTGGATATTGGTACGGCCAAGGCTAGTCCAGAGGAGCAAGCAGCTGTTCCTCATCATTTGATTGATGTCAGAGAGGTGACCGAGTCTTACTCGGCTTTTGATTTTGTTTCAGAAGCTAAAAAGGCTATTGAGGATATTCAAAGCCGTGGCAAGCTAGCCATTATTGCTGGTGGAACAGGGCTTTATATCCAAAGCTTGCTGGAAGGCTACCATCTAGGTGGGGAAACACCTCATGAGGAGATTGTTGCCTATCGGGCTAGTTTGGATCCTTATTCAGATGAGGAATTAGCCCATCTCGTGAAGCAAGCAGGCCTTGAAATTCCCCAGTTTAACCGTCGTCGTGCCATGCGTGCCTTGGAAATTGTCCATTTTGGTCAGGATTTGGAAAATCAAGAAAGTCCTTATGAACCACTGATTATCTGCTTGGATGATGAGCGCAGTCAACTCTATGAGCGTATCAACCATCGCGTGGACCTCATGTTTGAGGCTGGACTTTTGGATGAGGCCAAGTGGCTTTTTGACCATTATCCAGATGTGCAGGCAGCCAAAGGCATTGGCTACAAGGAACTCTTTCCTTATTTCCGTGGGGAGCAAACTCTTGAGGAAGCAAGCGAGAGTCTCAAACAGGCGACCCGCCGTTTTGCTAAGCGTCAGTTGACCTGGTTCCGTAATCGCATGCAGGTCACCTTTTATCAGATAGGAGAGTCTGGTGTGCAAGACCGTATTTTAAGCCAGATTGAGGAGTTTTTAGATGATTGA
- a CDS encoding DUF3042 family protein: protein MAKGFAKGLVTGVAGTVAAVAGAVYAIKKKVIEPEEQKAAFIEENRKKAARRRVSH from the coding sequence ATGGCTAAAGGATTCGCTAAAGGTCTTGTAACAGGTGTCGCAGGAACTGTCGCTGCCGTTGCAGGTGCAGTATACGCAATTAAAAAGAAAGTGATTGAGCCAGAAGAGCAAAAAGCAGCTTTCATCGAAGAAAACCGCAAAAAAGCAGCTCGCCGCCGCGTATCACATTAA
- a CDS encoding thymidylate synthase, which produces MTKADTIFKENIERILKDGVFSEQARPKYKDGTVANSKYVTGSFAEYDLSKGEFPITTLRPIAIKSAIKEVLWIYQDQSNSLEVLNDKYNVHYWNDWEVGDTGTIGERYGAVVKKHDIINKILKQLEENPWNRRNIISLWDYEAFEATDGLLPCAFQTMFDVRRVDGDIYLDATLTQRSNDMLVAHHINAMQYVALQMMIAKHFGWKVGKFFYFINNLHIYDNQFEQAEELLRRKPSNCQPRLVLNVPDGTNFFDIKAEDFELVDYDPVKPQLKFDLAI; this is translated from the coding sequence ATGACAAAAGCAGATACGATTTTTAAAGAAAATATTGAACGAATCCTCAAAGACGGTGTCTTTTCAGAGCAAGCTCGTCCCAAGTACAAGGATGGGACTGTTGCCAACTCCAAGTACGTAACGGGTTCCTTTGCCGAGTATGATTTATCTAAGGGCGAATTTCCCATCACAACCTTGCGCCCGATTGCCATCAAATCTGCCATCAAGGAAGTGCTCTGGATTTACCAAGACCAGTCTAATAGCTTAGAGGTGCTCAATGACAAGTACAATGTTCACTACTGGAATGACTGGGAAGTAGGAGATACGGGAACCATTGGTGAGCGCTATGGGGCAGTCGTTAAGAAACACGATATCATCAATAAGATACTTAAGCAGTTGGAAGAAAACCCTTGGAACCGTCGAAATATCATCTCGCTCTGGGATTATGAGGCTTTTGAGGCAACTGATGGCCTTCTTCCATGTGCTTTCCAGACTATGTTTGATGTCCGTCGGGTTGATGGGGATATCTATCTGGATGCGACTTTGACCCAGCGCTCGAATGACATGCTAGTTGCTCACCACATCAATGCTATGCAGTATGTGGCTCTTCAGATGATGATTGCCAAGCATTTTGGATGGAAGGTTGGGAAGTTCTTCTACTTCATCAATAACCTCCATATCTATGATAACCAGTTTGAACAAGCAGAGGAATTGCTTCGTCGTAAGCCGTCAAACTGCCAACCTCGTTTGGTTTTAAATGTTCCAGATGGGACCAATTTCTTTGATATCAAAGCGGAGGACTTTGAGTTAGTTGACTATGATCCGGTTAAGCCACAGCTGAAGTTTGATCTAGCTATTTAA
- the rnz gene encoding ribonuclease Z translates to MDIQFLGTGAGQPSKARNVSSLALKLLDEINEVWLFDCGEGTQNRILETTIRPRKVSKIFITHLHGDHIFGLPGFLSSRAFQANEEQTDLDIYGPQGIKSFVLTSLRVSGSRLPYRIHFHEFDQNSLGKILETDKFTVYAEELDHTIFCVGYRVMQKDLEGTLDAEKLKAAGVPFGPLFGKIKNGQDVVLEDGTEIKAADYISAPRPGKIITILGDTRKTNASVHLAVNADVLVHESTYGKGDEKIARNHGHSTNMQAAQVAAEAGVKRLLLNHISARFLSKDISQLKKDAASVFENVHVVKDLEEVEL, encoded by the coding sequence ATGGATATTCAATTTTTAGGAACAGGGGCCGGTCAGCCCTCTAAAGCCCGCAACGTTTCAAGTCTCGCCCTGAAACTCTTGGATGAGATTAACGAAGTTTGGCTCTTTGACTGTGGAGAAGGAACGCAAAATCGCATTCTGGAAACCACGATTCGACCACGGAAGGTCAGCAAAATCTTTATCACTCACCTGCATGGAGACCATATCTTTGGCTTACCAGGATTCCTTTCTAGTCGTGCCTTTCAGGCTAATGAAGAGCAGACAGATTTGGATATTTATGGACCTCAAGGTATTAAGTCCTTTGTCTTAACCAGTCTTCGTGTGTCCGGTTCTCGTCTACCTTACCGCATTCATTTCCATGAGTTTGATCAAAATTCTCTAGGGAAAATCCTTGAGACCGATAAATTCACTGTGTATGCAGAGGAGCTGGATCACACTATTTTCTGTGTTGGTTATCGTGTCATGCAAAAGGATCTTGAAGGGACCTTGGATGCTGAAAAACTCAAGGCTGCTGGTGTTCCATTTGGCCCGCTTTTTGGAAAAATCAAAAACGGTCAGGATGTTGTTCTAGAAGATGGGACTGAAATCAAGGCGGCAGACTATATCTCAGCTCCCCGTCCTGGTAAGATTATCACCATACTTGGTGACACCCGCAAAACCAATGCCAGTGTTCATCTAGCTGTCAATGCTGATGTCCTTGTCCATGAGTCAACTTATGGCAAGGGTGATGAAAAAATTGCCCGCAATCACGGTCACTCAACTAATATGCAAGCTGCACAAGTAGCGGCAGAAGCAGGAGTCAAACGCCTCTTGCTCAACCATATCAGTGCCCGCTTCCTATCAAAGGATATTAGTCAGCTTAAGAAAGATGCTGCTAGTGTCTTTGAAAATGTCCATGTCGTCAAAGACTTGGAAGAGGTTGAGTTATAA